TCCTGCACGGCATCGAGTCGCCCGATATCCGCTATCGCGACTCCCTCTCGGAGGGGGCGAGTGAGGACGCCGCCCGGTACAGTCTCATCCTCGCCAATCCGCCGTTCGCCGGCTCACTCGACTACGAGTCCACCGCGAAGGACCTGCAGCGGGTGGTGCGGACGAAGAAGACCGAGCTGCTCTTCCTCGCCCTGTTCCTCAAGCTGCTCGCGCCCGGCGGCCGGGCGGCCGTGATCGTGCCCGACGGCGTGCTCTTCGGCTCGAGCAAGGCGCACCGGGAGCTGCGCCGGATCCTCGTGGAGGAGCAGAAGCTCGACGCCGTGGTCAAGCTGCCCTCGGGCGTCTTCCGGCCCTATGCCGGGGTGTCGACCGCGATCCTGTTCTTCACCCGGACCGACTCCGGCGGCACCGAGGACGTCTGGTTCTACGACGTGCGCGCCGACGGCTTCTCCCTCGACGACAAGCGCAACCCGATCGAGGCGAACGACCTGCCCGACGTGCTCGCCCGCTGGCAGGACCGCACCGCCGAGCAGGGGCGGGGCCGCACCGATCAGTCGTTCCTCGTGCCCAAGGCCGAGATCGTCGAGCAGGGTTACGACCTCTCGATCAACCGCTACCAGGAGATCGAGTTCGAGCAGGTCGCCCACCGAGACCCGCTCGCGATCATCGCCGACATCGAGGAGCTCGAGACCGAGATCGCCCGGGGCCTCGACGACCTCAAGGCAATGCTCTCGTGAGAACAGCGATCCTGGGCGACGTTGCGACGATCAATCCGCGGGGTGAGAAGGTTGAGGACGACGCGCCGGTCTCATTTGTTGGCATGGCGGAACTCGACCCGATCACAGCTCGTGCGCGCCCACTCGAGAGCCGACGGTTCCGCGATGTCTCCAGCGGGTACACGACTTTCCGTGACGGTGACATCCTTGCGGCGAAGATCACGCCGTGTTGGGAGAACGTCAAGATCGGCCAGGCGCAGCTTGATCATGCTGTCGGTGTCGGGTCGACCGAGTTCCATGTAGTGCGACCGTTGGAACGATTGCACGATCGTTACCTACTTCATTTTCTTCGGCAATCTCACGTGCGCGCCACCGGTGCGCTGAGGATGATTGGGAGCGGAGGGCAGCGGCGTGTTCCCGCCATCTTCTTGCGAGAGCTTCGCATCCCGCTGCCACCGCTGCCCGAGCAGCGCCGCATCGCCGCGATCCTCGATCACGCCGACGCCCTGCGAGCGAAACGACGACAAGTCCTCGCCCACCTCGACTCCCTCACCCAGGCGATCTTCCACGACATGTTTTCATCGGTGAGAGACAGAATCGCCCTCGGTGAGCTCGCAGTATGGCGTAGTGGGGGGACTCCGACTCGAACAAGGCCAGAATTCTTCGAGGGGGACATTCCGTGGTACTCCTCGGGCGAATTGGGGTCTATGTACGTGGATGATTCGAAGGAGCACATCTCGGCCGAGGCGCTATTAATGAGTTCGGCTAAGGCCATTCCTGCAGGCGCGATTCTTCTGGGAATGTATGACACGGCTGCCTTGAATTCCAGTATTGCAACAAGTCCGGGTGCATGCAACCAGGCTGTAGCGTTTGCGATTGTTGATGACGGCGCAGCGCTGGCTGAATTTGTGTACTTTGCTGTGCAGGCTATCCGCCCACAGGTCAATAAGCGACGACGCGGTGTTCGTCAAAAGAATTTGAATCTTTCAATGATTCGCCAGATTGAAATCCCGCGCGCGTCAATTGATGATCAACGAGAGTTTGCGGCGAGAGTAGAACAGTTGACCGAGCAACGTAAAGTCGTCGAGGTCGCTGAAGAGTGTTCAGACGAACTCTTCGCCTCCCTCCAGTCCCGAGCGTTCCGAGGAGAGCTGTGATGCGCGCGCCCACCTGGGACCAGTACATGGCCCCGTCGCTGCGGGTGCTCGCCGGCGGTGAGGTGCACCGCGGGCGCGACATCGTGGCGGCCGCCGCCGATCTGCTCGACCTCTCGGGCGAGCACCGGGCCGTCGTCATCCCCTCCGGGCAGGAGCAGTACCGCAACCGCGGGAACTGGGCGCTCTCCTACCTCGCCCGCGCGGGCGCCGTCGAGCGCCCCGCCCGGGGCCACTACCGGATCACGGAGGTTGGGCGCAGGCTCCTCGCTGATCACCCCGGCGGGATCACCGAGCGGCACCTGCGGGCACTGTCGGGCGATCCGAACGCGCCGCACACGATCAAGGCGTTCCCGGCGGCCACGTCGGACGCGCTCCCGAGCAGCGCCCCGGGTCCGGGCGCGAGCGGGGCCCCGCGACCGCGCGCGGTGGCCGCGGTGGAGGAGTCGGCCCTCGACCCGGAGGAGCAGATCTCCTTCGGCGTCGCCCGGATCGACGAGGACGTCGCCGATCAGCTCCTCACCCGCATCTGGGCGCAGGAGCCGGTGTTCTTCGAGCAGGCGGTGCTCGACCTGCTCATGGCGATGGGCTACGGCGGTGCCGAGGGGGAGGCCACCCGCACACAGCTTTCGAATGACGTCGGTATCGACGGCATCATCGACCAGGATGCCCTCGGTCTCTCCCGGATCTATGTGCAGGCGAAGCGCTACGGCGCCGAGAACACGGTCGGCCGGGAGGCGATCCAGGCCTTCGTCGGCGCCCTGGCCGGGAACCAGGCCAACCAGGGTGTCTTCATCACCACGAGTCG
The window above is part of the Pseudactinotalea sp. HY158 genome. Proteins encoded here:
- a CDS encoding class I SAM-dependent DNA methyltransferase produces the protein MITGELKSRIDRVWDAFWSGGISNPIEVIEQITYLLFIRRLDDLQVLAEKKARTTRGPIEDPVFLPGQEHLRWGRLKNTAPGEMFETIDRHVFPFLRSLGGRIGGDGSTYSEHMKGARFTIPTAALLSRVVDMLDAIPMADRDTNGDLYEYMLAKIATAGTNGQFRTPRHIIDLMVRMTAPEPGDEICDPACGTAGFLVAASEYVRETHADALLDATQREHFHRSMFHGYDFDSTMLRIGSMNMLLHGIESPDIRYRDSLSEGASEDAARYSLILANPPFAGSLDYESTAKDLQRVVRTKKTELLFLALFLKLLAPGGRAAVIVPDGVLFGSSKAHRELRRILVEEQKLDAVVKLPSGVFRPYAGVSTAILFFTRTDSGGTEDVWFYDVRADGFSLDDKRNPIEANDLPDVLARWQDRTAEQGRGRTDQSFLVPKAEIVEQGYDLSINRYQEIEFEQVAHRDPLAIIADIEELETEIARGLDDLKAMLS
- a CDS encoding restriction endonuclease subunit S, giving the protein MRTAILGDVATINPRGEKVEDDAPVSFVGMAELDPITARARPLESRRFRDVSSGYTTFRDGDILAAKITPCWENVKIGQAQLDHAVGVGSTEFHVVRPLERLHDRYLLHFLRQSHVRATGALRMIGSGGQRRVPAIFLRELRIPLPPLPEQRRIAAILDHADALRAKRRQVLAHLDSLTQAIFHDMFSSVRDRIALGELAVWRSGGTPTRTRPEFFEGDIPWYSSGELGSMYVDDSKEHISAEALLMSSAKAIPAGAILLGMYDTAALNSSIATSPGACNQAVAFAIVDDGAALAEFVYFAVQAIRPQVNKRRRGVRQKNLNLSMIRQIEIPRASIDDQREFAARVEQLTEQRKVVEVAEECSDELFASLQSRAFRGEL
- a CDS encoding restriction endonuclease → MRAPTWDQYMAPSLRVLAGGEVHRGRDIVAAAADLLDLSGEHRAVVIPSGQEQYRNRGNWALSYLARAGAVERPARGHYRITEVGRRLLADHPGGITERHLRALSGDPNAPHTIKAFPAATSDALPSSAPGPGASGAPRPRAVAAVEESALDPEEQISFGVARIDEDVADQLLTRIWAQEPVFFEQAVLDLLMAMGYGGAEGEATRTQLSNDVGIDGIIDQDALGLSRIYVQAKRYGAENTVGREAIQAFVGALAGNQANQGVFITTSRFSRTAIDYAGSIATRVILIDGDRLARLMIRYGVGVQVKRRIEIVEIDEDFFE